AGTGAGAGCGTCTGCTCTTCAgctcccctctctctcttacgctctctctctctgtctccctctccctctgttGTGTGTTCAAACTCTGCATCAATGTTCATTGAACGTGTTATAACGGTGGAGTATCTAGAGCCCTCCATGTCTCGGGATCTTCTCTGCAAATTCCCGGACACATCTCCCTTTGATTTCGACTACCATCAGAGCGGTATCTGGTCTCCATTACTCCCCCGCCACAACCATTCCTTGATTTCGATCGACTGTATTCCTTTCGCTGAAAAGCGGAGAAAGATTGGAGATGGGTCGCAGAAGATGCTGCAAGAAAAGCTCAAGAAGGCGAGTGTAAAGATTCAGAAGGCGTTGAAGATGACGGTGTCTAATagcaataagaagaagaagaagaagaagcagaccTTTGATTTCTCTCCCACCCCTGTTCAGGGTTCAGCTCCTCGGAAGGTAAGATCCGTTCTTTCTCACTCGATGGTTTCGGTTTGGTTTGTGGTCTTTTCGAGAATTGAGGAAAATACTCTTTCTACTTTGGGAATTGTTTCTCCTAGCAGAATATCAAGAAATtgcaaaatccccaaattcacAAACTGTGTTTCTTTCtcaaaatgtgaaaaaaaaaaggaagaaaaatgttTGCTGATGATTTTATTTTCGAAATGGAGAAATACCCAATTGAGATTTTTGTTTCCTCTTTTCAGTTTTTAGAGAAAAagtgggaaaagaaaaagaaaatgtgaCTTAGTTGCGGAAATTTGGAAATACCCATAAAAGACTTCTATCTATTGATATTTATTTTGTATATAGTAAGATTTGATCGAGCATATGGTCATCCCAGCTTTTGGTAAGCCAAATCCATGTGATTGGGCCCATTGGACATTGATGATTGTACTGGTACCATTTTCATGGAATGGGTGGCTAGTATCATTTTAAAGAGGAGATATTAGGCCATGCCCTATATCACATGATGGCCTCACTGGGGTGATGACTTAGGTTACTcaaaggtgagacccacctgcAACGCTGGACGGTACAAAAGAAAATGCTGCTCTTGTTATACGAAGTGaactgaaatgaaaaaaaaagaagaaacttaAAGCAGGCTTCAGGAGTGTTACACTACCACTATctttaagctgatatttgcttcctTTCAATTGTTGGATTGGGTTGCAAGAAGGTTTAACAGCAAATCTGACTCTAGGAAACCTTCTAATATGTCAAGACTAGAAAAAAATTAGAATTATGTCAAGATAACCAGCATTCTCAAATGGCATAATAAACATAACAAAGATGCATTAAGtataaaaaaatgagagaggatTTTAGAAAGTACAAGAGGGCTATGACAGTTTGTTGATTAGTGTGAGAATGCATGAAGGTTGGTTTTATACAAGGTCTTGGATGGACACTTTGCTGGCCTTTAATGTGACTATTTTGTCACCTGAACAGTCACAATCTATAGTAGAAACCCCTTCTGGCACCCTTTTAAACGGTTTCTAGTCACTCTGAAGGTTGGTTTTTACAGattattgtgagactgcatgaagGTTGGTTT
This region of Magnolia sinica isolate HGM2019 chromosome 1, MsV1, whole genome shotgun sequence genomic DNA includes:
- the LOC131241841 gene encoding uncharacterized protein LOC131241841; protein product: MFIERVITVEYLEPSMSRDLLCKFPDTSPFDFDYHQSGIWSPLLPRHNHSLISIDCIPFAEKRRKIGDGSQKMLQEKLKKASVKIQKALKMTVSNSNKKKKKKKQTFDFSPTPVQGSAPRKGWCKVLRAASKRFKKHNGSSLQLKKLPTI